The Sediminispirochaeta smaragdinae DSM 11293 genome has a segment encoding these proteins:
- a CDS encoding lysophospholipid acyltransferase family protein — MIPDNIDVAHRQTFQGKLLRLRRRFAKRILHWFFHHHVELTIEGIEHIPDTGPLLVLPNHLSNLDGPMILGLFPRNIEMVGPGDFRVEFMKLAMMKLYGMTLIKRGYTDRTGMNTIMHHLKAKRAVLMFPSGGMWEKRNLENKVGALYFSQLTGAPMLPVGISGAYLKGRAAFFFGKPKLVLRFGEVIPPISHEGNKRERAERLEKVSRELADKIFALLEPEEQERYRRWARELYSFEFIMPEQANEPEKSVPSPPAMPTLAQFVHKPNLFRPMWKHARKDMDPFRKRKSYPIKRTQKSAEAMRENLTGAFDHYIPYRLGDDAYKEILQELDQCIAYCGELTKAGWKRVQVRSVAYDPKTGERRKRLITG; from the coding sequence ATGATTCCAGACAACATCGATGTTGCGCACCGCCAAACCTTCCAGGGAAAGCTTTTACGCCTCAGACGCCGCTTCGCAAAGCGAATACTACATTGGTTCTTTCACCATCATGTAGAGCTGACCATTGAAGGCATAGAGCATATACCGGATACCGGCCCCCTCCTGGTATTGCCGAATCATCTTTCAAATCTCGACGGTCCGATGATCCTCGGATTGTTTCCGCGTAATATTGAGATGGTCGGCCCAGGTGATTTTCGTGTCGAATTCATGAAGCTGGCAATGATGAAGCTTTATGGAATGACACTCATCAAACGTGGGTATACCGACAGAACGGGGATGAATACCATCATGCATCATCTCAAGGCAAAACGCGCCGTACTCATGTTTCCATCGGGTGGAATGTGGGAAAAAAGAAATCTTGAAAACAAGGTAGGGGCCCTCTACTTTTCCCAACTCACCGGTGCGCCGATGCTGCCTGTCGGAATAAGCGGCGCCTATTTAAAGGGGCGCGCGGCATTCTTTTTCGGTAAGCCCAAATTGGTCCTTAGATTCGGTGAAGTGATACCGCCGATCAGCCATGAAGGAAATAAGCGAGAGCGGGCAGAACGCCTGGAAAAGGTGTCCAGGGAACTTGCCGATAAGATCTTTGCCCTCCTCGAACCGGAAGAGCAGGAACGATACCGCCGATGGGCGCGGGAACTATACTCCTTTGAATTCATCATGCCGGAGCAAGCCAACGAACCGGAAAAATCAGTACCCTCCCCACCTGCAATGCCGACCCTCGCCCAATTTGTCCACAAACCAAATCTTTTTCGTCCCATGTGGAAACATGCACGAAAGGATATGGATCCCTTTCGGAAAAGAAAAAGCTACCCGATCAAGCGAACCCAAAAATCCGCCGAGGCAATGAGGGAAAACCTCACCGGCGCCTTCGATCATTACATTCCCTATCGTCTGGGCGACGATGCTTACAAGGAAATTCTGCAGGAGCTCGACCAATGTATTGCCTATTGCGGCGAGCTCACAAAAGCAGGATGGAAAAGGGTACAGGTTCGTTCTGTTGCGTATGACCCGAAAACAGGGGAACGGCGTAAGCGGCTTATTACTGGATAG
- a CDS encoding MFS transporter: MKKRNYIAYGLGDLYGGGSFFIISTFSMYFLINVAGLNPLLAGLVPGFGKIWDSVSDPLMGYISDHTKSRLGRRRVFFLIAILPIAVTFTLLWLPVSCPGQLSTFLYYVVAYLFFYSCSTMVLVPYSALSAEMTLDFTERNRLTGTRMIFSMIATLIGGLVVQPLINAFPSQEQGHLVMGLVFGTLFAVPYLFVFLGTWELPVVQKPLGKEKSVFRNFGSIYQNRSFRIHIIMYICSYAAMDILMAWLKFYLIDYLRRPGFITVGLGTILVSQMAALPLYVALADKRGHAVSYRMGLMLWGLAIAMMAFQTPDSSVVALFINCLLIGGGMSAGVVIPFQLLPFVTDVDTLMTGEHRAGTYAGAMTLIRKLIQGAFVLPMLGLLLNMIGYTPHPADVDLVQSASTIFWLRGLFIVLPLLLILVGIKASTRFPITPESHAILRSELERVEAGGRREDAPERTKTVCQRLTGKPY; encoded by the coding sequence ATGAAAAAGCGCAATTACATCGCTTACGGTTTAGGCGATCTATACGGCGGTGGTTCCTTTTTTATCATCAGTACCTTTTCCATGTACTTTTTGATCAATGTGGCGGGACTTAATCCATTGCTTGCCGGCCTGGTCCCTGGTTTTGGAAAGATTTGGGACTCTGTTTCAGACCCTCTTATGGGGTATATAAGTGATCACACAAAGAGTCGTTTGGGGCGTAGGCGAGTTTTCTTCCTCATTGCCATACTTCCCATTGCCGTTACATTTACCCTTCTGTGGCTGCCGGTCTCATGTCCCGGTCAGCTGAGCACGTTCCTCTATTATGTCGTTGCGTATCTCTTTTTCTACAGCTGTTCGACCATGGTTTTGGTCCCCTATTCGGCCTTGAGTGCGGAAATGACCTTGGATTTTACCGAACGTAATCGTCTGACCGGCACCAGAATGATTTTCTCCATGATTGCAACGCTGATCGGCGGGCTTGTGGTTCAACCTCTGATTAATGCCTTTCCTAGTCAGGAACAGGGACATCTTGTGATGGGGCTTGTTTTCGGTACCCTTTTTGCGGTTCCCTATCTTTTTGTATTTCTTGGAACCTGGGAGCTTCCCGTTGTCCAAAAGCCTCTTGGCAAAGAAAAATCTGTCTTTCGAAATTTTGGATCGATCTATCAAAATCGCTCCTTTCGCATTCATATCATCATGTATATTTGTTCGTATGCCGCCATGGATATTCTCATGGCTTGGCTGAAATTCTATCTGATAGACTATCTGCGTAGACCCGGCTTTATAACCGTTGGGCTTGGGACGATTCTTGTGAGTCAGATGGCAGCGCTCCCTCTATACGTTGCATTGGCCGATAAACGGGGTCACGCAGTTTCTTATCGGATGGGATTAATGCTTTGGGGCCTCGCTATTGCTATGATGGCGTTTCAAACGCCTGATAGCTCCGTTGTCGCCTTGTTTATAAATTGTCTGCTGATCGGTGGCGGGATGTCCGCCGGGGTTGTCATTCCCTTCCAACTGCTTCCCTTTGTTACCGATGTGGACACCCTGATGACCGGTGAACATCGTGCCGGTACCTATGCAGGTGCCATGACCCTTATTAGAAAGCTCATACAGGGAGCCTTTGTCCTGCCTATGCTTGGTCTCCTGCTCAATATGATTGGTTACACCCCTCATCCCGCCGATGTTGATCTCGTGCAGTCTGCCTCGACGATTTTCTGGCTCAGAGGCCTTTTTATTGTACTCCCTCTGTTGCTCATTCTTGTGGGTATCAAAGCGAGTACCCGTTTTCCAATTACACCCGAGAGTCATGCAATCCTTCGTTCGGAATTGGAGAGAGTAGAGGCAGGCGGCAGACGGGAGGATGCCCCAGAACGGACAAAGACCGTATGTCAGCGGCTTACCGGAAAACCCTATTAG
- a CDS encoding metallophosphoesterase family protein, translating into MKILVLSDIHGNREALETVLSECEGEYQQIWCLGDIVGYGPDPNDCIEILAGKEVVAVMGNHDLGAGRGEKWDLFSPVARTMIEWTAERLSGQSRHYLSKLPEIAYRDGYTLVHGSPAGPVWRYILDGHSAAEAFSLMDTPACLYGHTHVPALFSLSKRALRYHQPRYGKRMRPPGQMWLANPGSCGIPRDGDGRAAFILLDTESGFFTFRRIVYPKNRTVEKLKRLGAPYQLIQLLQSDI; encoded by the coding sequence ATGAAGATACTTGTTCTTTCAGACATTCATGGAAATCGGGAGGCTCTTGAAACCGTTCTTTCCGAATGCGAGGGGGAGTATCAGCAAATCTGGTGTCTCGGTGATATTGTCGGCTATGGCCCTGATCCCAATGATTGTATTGAGATACTTGCCGGAAAGGAAGTTGTAGCGGTAATGGGAAACCATGATCTCGGTGCCGGAAGGGGAGAGAAATGGGATCTTTTTTCTCCGGTGGCGCGAACCATGATTGAATGGACGGCCGAGCGGTTGAGCGGACAAAGCAGGCACTATCTCTCTAAACTACCGGAGATCGCTTATCGGGATGGATATACTCTTGTCCATGGCAGTCCTGCAGGGCCTGTGTGGCGCTATATTCTGGATGGTCACTCGGCAGCCGAGGCTTTTTCTCTCATGGATACGCCTGCTTGTCTGTACGGGCATACCCATGTTCCGGCACTTTTTAGTCTGAGCAAACGAGCCCTCCGTTATCATCAGCCCCGTTACGGAAAAAGGATGAGGCCGCCGGGACAAATGTGGCTTGCCAATCCAGGAAGTTGCGGAATCCCTCGGGACGGCGACGGTCGTGCTGCATTTATCTTGCTCGACACAGAATCGGGTTTTTTTACTTTTCGGCGCATCGTCTATCCCAAGAATCGAACCGTGGAAAAGCTGAAGCGGCTGGGAGCGCCGTACCAATTGATTCAGCTTTTACAGTCCGATATTTGA
- a CDS encoding methyl-accepting chemotaxis protein, producing the protein MSIRGKLILLVSGIIVVFLLAIGAYTISRMPLKQIQQERYVFDDLRTRLMTLRAEMNRLDATSIEQQWKQVQEAKAAVDETFIIVKNLKTLPSLNAKIEKSVSIILRLDELFREKYSETEKLVGQMMDAAKDVFVFSGSIEMLDFYTNARAKSHPKIQQYQLLISNFISAIYVADMNLNSAVEVIGEQYSMIEDEVAKIEKKSTYTVLGIMALLFLVMVFVAVRIANTIGKGVIKIERAISDLTDGDLTVRAEVISKDDLGRLSADLNRFIEALSTTVENIKITSGENITVKEDLVVTINETSASVQQMSAGASSIKDQMSKLDVQIRESTKEVDVVTEGIGGLSDALNDQVAMVEESTSSVTEMIASIGNVADITQKKRAATEKLVQTAQTGGNQLDATTAIIEEINGRIGEIRGTTDIIQNVAAQTNLLAMNAAIEAAHAGEYGRGFAVVAEEIRKLAEASSLNSKQIAKVIKEMIARIQEASDAGSATKRAFADIDTEVRGVASSLDEINSSMMELQAGGQQILEAMTSLQDVSSKVREGGDQMGDAAGTVKDAMAQVDRISAEVLGSISEITAGLSEVGNAMMTVSDLTEKVSGISEAMDEAVRFFRTEENERVEDAEELESFDEEHDTQSALETLEVPDLASEEVEEDEKSNGTEERDTE; encoded by the coding sequence GTGTCGATACGGGGAAAGCTTATATTATTAGTTAGTGGCATCATCGTTGTCTTCCTGTTGGCAATCGGAGCCTATACCATTTCAAGGATGCCTTTGAAACAGATCCAGCAGGAACGTTATGTTTTTGATGACCTGAGGACTCGATTGATGACGTTACGTGCTGAGATGAACCGTCTCGACGCAACCAGCATAGAGCAGCAATGGAAGCAGGTTCAGGAAGCAAAAGCGGCAGTTGATGAGACCTTCATAATAGTGAAAAATCTCAAGACGCTGCCTTCCTTAAACGCCAAAATCGAAAAGTCGGTTTCCATTATCCTTAGGCTCGACGAGCTGTTCCGGGAAAAATATAGTGAAACAGAAAAGCTTGTGGGGCAGATGATGGATGCTGCGAAAGATGTCTTTGTCTTCTCCGGTTCCATCGAGATGCTAGATTTTTATACCAATGCCAGGGCAAAGTCCCATCCGAAGATCCAACAATACCAACTTCTGATCTCCAATTTTATTTCTGCGATCTATGTTGCCGATATGAACCTCAATTCTGCAGTTGAGGTTATCGGTGAACAGTACAGTATGATTGAAGATGAAGTGGCGAAGATTGAAAAGAAGAGTACCTATACGGTTCTCGGTATCATGGCGCTTCTCTTTTTGGTTATGGTTTTTGTTGCCGTGCGGATTGCAAATACCATTGGAAAGGGCGTTATAAAAATTGAGCGTGCCATTTCCGATTTGACCGATGGTGATTTGACCGTTCGTGCCGAGGTTATTTCAAAGGACGATCTCGGTCGCCTTAGTGCCGACCTGAATCGTTTTATCGAGGCTCTTTCAACCACCGTAGAGAATATCAAGATAACCAGCGGAGAGAATATCACCGTTAAAGAGGATCTTGTGGTCACTATCAACGAGACATCGGCATCGGTTCAGCAGATGAGTGCCGGAGCCTCTTCTATCAAAGATCAGATGTCCAAACTGGATGTTCAGATTCGGGAGTCCACGAAAGAGGTCGATGTCGTTACCGAGGGAATTGGTGGTCTGAGCGATGCTCTGAACGATCAGGTAGCCATGGTGGAAGAGTCCACCAGTTCGGTAACGGAAATGATCGCTTCAATCGGTAATGTTGCGGATATTACCCAGAAGAAACGGGCGGCCACCGAAAAATTGGTGCAGACCGCTCAGACCGGCGGAAATCAGCTTGATGCGACCACTGCTATTATCGAAGAGATAAACGGCCGGATAGGGGAGATTCGGGGAACCACCGATATCATTCAGAATGTGGCTGCCCAGACCAACCTCTTGGCCATGAATGCCGCCATTGAGGCTGCTCATGCCGGTGAATACGGTAGAGGCTTTGCCGTTGTAGCTGAAGAAATCCGAAAGCTTGCAGAGGCCTCTTCCCTTAATTCCAAGCAGATTGCCAAGGTCATCAAAGAGATGATTGCCCGTATTCAGGAGGCAAGCGATGCCGGTTCCGCTACAAAGCGCGCCTTTGCCGATATCGATACCGAGGTCAGGGGCGTGGCGAGCAGCCTTGATGAGATCAACTCCAGTATGATGGAGTTGCAGGCTGGAGGGCAGCAGATTCTTGAAGCAATGACAAGTCTTCAGGATGTTTCTTCGAAGGTCCGTGAAGGCGGTGATCAGATGGGTGATGCCGCCGGTACCGTCAAGGACGCCATGGCGCAGGTCGATCGTATCTCCGCCGAGGTCTTGGGCAGTATCAGCGAAATTACTGCCGGTCTTTCCGAGGTCGGTAATGCAATGATGACTGTCAGTGACCTCACTGAAAAGGTGAGCGGTATCTCAGAGGCTATGGATGAAGCGGTTCGCTTTTTCCGGACCGAAGAAAATGAGAGAGTGGAAGATGCGGAAGAGCTTGAGAGTTTCGACGAAGAGCATGATACTCAATCTGCACTTGAAACACTTGAAGTGCCGGACTTAGCCTCTGAAGAGGTCGAAGAGGATGAAAAAAGTAATGGAACCGAAGAGAGGGATACGGAGTAA
- a CDS encoding MFS transporter — protein sequence MDNTIPTLKLRLSAMMFLHYFATGASLPLMSLYLNQELGFGGSGAGLILSFASLAAFISPLLGAFVTDRIMSAERLFALVEFLAAVAIFLLYLQRSFLPVLLCYLFYMSLMVPATAISNTIVFHHSPDRGNSFGGIRLWGTIGWVCSGWLFSFFWLRLGKGSVSDALVATAVVDVLLGMYALTLPSSRSSAPRRKELFPRAAFKVFTNPGVILVGITAFLMQITQRYYYFGIPPYLRSLGFSDAVMLPAMSLGQVMEAVSMLFLVILFRFFSYRTVMMLGVTMEICRFLAFYLGTSPASALLGIAFHGPSFAFFFTVSFIYINTFADKESRAGVQQLFFLIIEGFGTLAGSLLSGFVYDRATGVDGIVDYHHFWGVPLVLAFSVFSLTVLLRLIPGLKSRTR from the coding sequence GTGGATAATACTATACCCACCCTTAAGCTCCGGCTTTCGGCTATGATGTTTTTACATTATTTTGCCACCGGGGCTTCGCTTCCTCTTATGAGTCTTTATCTCAACCAGGAGCTTGGTTTTGGGGGATCCGGAGCGGGGCTGATTCTTTCTTTTGCCTCCCTGGCTGCTTTTATTTCGCCTCTTCTGGGTGCCTTTGTAACCGATCGAATCATGTCGGCCGAACGCCTTTTTGCCTTGGTTGAATTCTTAGCCGCCGTTGCAATCTTTCTTTTGTATCTTCAGCGCTCCTTTCTGCCCGTCTTGTTGTGTTATCTCTTCTATATGAGTCTGATGGTCCCCGCAACTGCGATTTCGAATACCATTGTATTCCACCATTCACCGGATAGGGGAAATTCTTTCGGAGGAATCAGGCTATGGGGAACGATCGGGTGGGTCTGCTCCGGATGGCTCTTTAGCTTTTTCTGGCTTCGCCTCGGCAAGGGATCCGTTTCCGATGCGTTGGTAGCTACCGCCGTGGTCGATGTACTGCTGGGGATGTATGCGTTGACCCTGCCTTCTTCCCGTTCCTCTGCACCGAGGAGAAAAGAGTTGTTCCCTCGTGCGGCCTTCAAGGTCTTCACGAATCCCGGGGTCATTCTTGTCGGGATAACTGCTTTTTTGATGCAAATAACCCAGCGTTATTACTATTTTGGTATACCTCCCTATCTCCGTTCCCTTGGCTTCAGTGATGCCGTTATGCTACCCGCCATGAGCCTTGGACAGGTTATGGAGGCGGTTAGCATGCTCTTTCTGGTGATCCTCTTTCGCTTTTTTTCCTATCGAACGGTTATGATGCTTGGGGTGACGATGGAGATTTGCCGTTTCCTCGCATTTTATCTTGGAACAAGTCCCGCAAGTGCACTCCTTGGCATCGCATTCCACGGCCCTTCGTTTGCCTTTTTTTTCACCGTCTCCTTTATATATATAAATACCTTTGCAGATAAAGAGTCGAGAGCGGGGGTTCAGCAGCTTTTTTTCTTGATTATAGAGGGCTTTGGCACTTTGGCAGGTAGCCTGCTTTCCGGCTTTGTCTATGATCGAGCTACCGGAGTGGATGGCATCGTCGATTACCACCACTTTTGGGGAGTGCCGCTTGTGTTGGCTTTTTCCGTTTTTAGCCTGACTGTACTTTTGAGGCTCATTCCGGGATTGAAATCCCGTACTCGTTGA